One genomic window of Bactrocera dorsalis isolate Fly_Bdor chromosome 4, ASM2337382v1, whole genome shotgun sequence includes the following:
- the LOC105228799 gene encoding integrator complex subunit 6 translates to MTIILFLVDTSASMCQKAYVNGVQKSYLDIAKGAVETFLKYRQRTQDCLGDRYMLLTFEEPPANVKAGWKENHATFMNELKNLQSNGLTSMGESLKNAFDLLNLNRMQSGIDTYGQGRCPFYLEPSVIIVITDGGRYSYRNGVHQDIILPLNTQIPGTNFTKEPFRWDQRLFSLVLRMPGNKVDERAEGKVPHDDSPIERMCVVTGGRSYRVRSHYVLNQCIESLVQKVQPGVVLQFEPMLPKDGVPNEALQDIIFQPMKKMIYVQKHISQKTFPIGYWPLPEPYWPDPKAVTLPPRDAHPKLKVVTPAVDEPQMVRSFPVDKYEIEGSPLTLQILQKREMNKCWQVIISNGMHGFDLPFGYLKASQNLTQVHLYVLAYNYPALLPLLHDLIHKYNMSPPNDLMYKFNAYVRSIPPYYCPFLRKALLNINVPYQLLQFLLPENVDNYLSPNIANQLKHIKNTAKQDQENLCMKVYKQLKQPKPPYRQIETAKLNPGVPLRRDLVRHPLLRETFSKLHAEIEPLENYTIVVPQLTRQSSAKSYRNPFDIPRRDLMEEIARMRETVLRPTPTSLVAKDSGHCLPIAEMGNYQEYLKNKDNPLREIEPTNVRQHMFGNPYKKDKHMVMVDEADLSDVAPMKSNNGAGGAPLPGVPGGIVPKKIDASRARKRKAGPIRKDYIFRRTSTDVRPSTPSLNVTSANASSSSVSSMSDFDDDSTSDTASISSNMSDDGDSDRLVVAFDFNEDEPGEPLINGYVRNFINGISDESSCDSDMSGPSTTPISSTAGISMTVGGTLPLPPVVQMPGNNNVLTPMSPPGSPQPYINNFGQSIMTPADVAPAAIGSIVASNVLTNTNATLAPNVFAAPLQINGNALLSIPTTTPALGAPVPVATPATVTLNTQAPAYQHNDINDAQEISRILQQCHNGNAGISNTAAAPNPDTAAIAGAQVKMETAESVLMPPPSAAVANSLSTVTLSTNFDTLKRESMTNNVGIANSNHMTNHNQHNSVNNSSITSSNNVGNGASQRNSIVVSGPPPLTDEQRDAARKHNLEIRTQVFRDIRRPGRNYTQLLEHLNLIKGDFEMKSNFIKMCISESLRFRRKQMIDSIQEWWDKKQQQLQTTTTPTTTATS, encoded by the coding sequence ATGACCATTATACTATTTTTGGTCGACACATCCGCGTCGATGTGTCAGAAAGCATACGTTAATGGTGTACAAAAATCATATCTGGACATAGCGAAGGGCGCTGTAGAGACATTCCTAAAATATCGTCAACGCACACAGGATTGTCTTGGTGATCGCTATATGCTGTTAACTTTCGAAGAACCACCCGCTAATGTAAAGGCCGGTTGGAAAGAGAATCATGCAACATTCATGAACGAGCTGAAAAATCTACAAAGCAATGGACTCACCTCAATGGGTGAATCATTAAAGAATGCCTTCGATTTATTAAATCTGAATCGCATGCAATCCGGCATCGACACATACGGTCAGGGACGGTGTCCATTTTACTTGGAGCCGTCTGTAATCATTGTGATCACCGATGGTGGACGGTATTCGTACCGTAATGGTGTACACCAAGATATCATACTGCCGTTAAATACACAAATACCAGGAACAAATTTCACAAAAGAACCATTTCGTTGGGATCAACGACTATTTTCCTTAGTTCTGCGTATGCCTGGCAATAAAGTGGATGAACGTGCTGAGGGTAAAGTACCACACGATGATTCGCCCATAGAACGTATGTGTGTGGTGACAGGCGGACGTTCGTATCGTGTGCGTTCGCATTATGTTCTAAATCAATGTATAGAGAGTTTGGTGCAGAAAGTGCAACCGGGAGTCGTCTTACAATTTGAACCAATGCTACCGAAAGACGGCGTGCCAAATGAAGCGCTTCAAGACATAATATTTCAACCAATGAAGAAAATGATCTATGTGCAAAAACATATTTCACAAAAGACCTTCCCAATTGGATACTGGCCATTGCCGGAACCATATTGGCCCGACCCGAAAGCGGTTACATTGCCGCCTCGCGATGCACACCCCAAATTGAAAGTAGTCACACCCGCAGTTGACGAACCGCAAATGGTGCGTAGTTTTCCTGTTGACAAGTACGAAATTGAAGGCAGTCCGCTGACCTTGCAGATATTGCAAAAACGTGAAATGAACAAATGTTGGCAGGTGATCATATCGAACGGAATGCATGGTTTTGATTTACCATTTGGTTATTTGAAGGCCTCGCAGAATTTAACACAAGTACATCTATATGTATTGGCATACAACTATCCGGCGTTATTGCCGCTGCTGCACGACCTTATACACAAGTATAATATGAGTCCGCCCAACGATCTCATGTATAAGTTTAACGCTTATGTGCGCTCAATACCACCATACTACTGCCCGTTTTTGCGAAAAGCGTTACTAAACATCAATGTACCGTATCAGCTGCTCCAATTTTTATTGCCGGAAAATGTCGACAATTATCTGTCACCGAACATCGCCAATCAGTTGAAGCATATCAAAAACACCGCAAAGCAAGACCAAGAAAATCTCTGTATGAAGGTGTATAAACAGTTGAAACAACCGAAACCGCCGTATCGACAAATCGAAACAGCAAAATTAAATCCCGGCGTACCATTGAGACGCGATCTTGTCCGTCATCCATTGTTGAGAGAGACATTTTCTAAATTACACGCTGAGATTGAACCACTTGAGAACTACACTATTGTTGTACCACAGCTAACGCGTCAATCGTCGGCGAAGTCATACCGCAATCCATTCGATATACCACGCCGCGATTTGATGGAAGAAATAGCGCGTATGCGCGAAACTGTGCTACGACCCACACCCACCAGTTTGGTGGCGAAAGATTCCGGACACTGCCTACCCATTGCCGAAATGGGTAATTATCAGGAATACTTGAAGAACAAGGATAATCCTTTACGCGAAATCGAACCGACAAACGTGAGACAACACATGTTTGGCAATCCATACAAAAAGGATAAGCATATGGTTATGGTGGACGAAGCTGATCTCAGTGATGTGGCGCCAATGAAATCAAATAACGGTGCCGGTGGCGCGCCACTACCGGGTGTGCCAGGTGGCATTGTGCCAAAGAAAATCGATGCATCACGTGCACGCAAGCGCAAAGCCGGTCCCATACGCAAGGACTACATATTTCGACGTACTTCCACGGATGTGAGACCTAGCACACCAAGCTTGAATGTAACATCTGCAAATGCCTCAAGCTCCTCGGTTTCTTCAATGTCCGATTTCGATGATGACAGCACTTCAGATACTGCGTCCATATCATCGAACATGTCCGATGACGGTGATTCGGATAGACTTGTTGTGGCGTTTGATTTCAACGAAGACGAACCTGGTGAACCGCTAATTAATGGTTATGTACGTAATTTTATAAACGGCATTAGCGATGAAAGTAGCTGTGATTCCGATATGAGTGGGCCCAGCACAACGCCGATCAGTTCGACGGCTGGTATCAGCATGACGGTTGGTGGCACATTGCCACTGCCACCTGTAGTACAGATGCCGGGCAATAACAATGTATTAACACCCATGTCGCCGCCAGGTTCACCACAAccctatataaataattttggtcAATCGATTATGACACCTGCGGATGTGGCGCCTGCTGCTATTGGCTCTATAGTAGCGTCAAACGTGTTGACAAATACCAACGCCACGCTAGCGCCTAACGTTTTCGCTGCACCACTTCAAATCAACGGTAACGCTTTGCTTAGTATTCCGACAACCACGCCTGCACTGGGGGCGCCAGTACCCGTTGCAACCCCAGCGACAGTCACACTTAACACCCAAGCACCTGCCTATCAACACAACGATATTAACGATGCTCAAGAAATTTCACGCATATTACAACAATGCCACAATGGCAATGCTGGCATATCGAATACGGCTGCCGCGCCGAATCCTGACACCGCAGCCATTGCAGGTGCGCAGGTCAAAATGGAAACAGCCGAATCTGTGCTAATGCCACCACCATCAGCCGCAGTTGCGAATTCCCTCTCAACTGTGACACTTTCAACCAATTTCGATACATTGAAACGCGAGTCAATGACCAATAATGTGGGTATAGCCAATTCAAATCATATGACCAATCATAATCAACACAACAGCGTTAATAACAGTAGTATAACAAGTAGCAATAATGTCGGTAACGGCGCTAGTCAACGTAACTCAATTGTGGTGTCGGGGCCACCGCCACTCACAGACGAACAACGAGATGCCGCACGTAAACATAACCTAGAAATACGAACACAAGTTTTTCGCGATATACGACGTCCAGGTCGTAATTATACACAATTGTTAGAACATCTCAATTTAATTAAGGGcgattttgaaatgaaatcaaatttcataaaaatgtgcATCAGCGAATCGTTGCGTTTCCGACGAAAACAAATGATTGACAGCATACAGGAGTGGTGGGACAAGAAACAGCAACAATTACAAaccacaacaacaccaacaacaacggcgACAAGTTAA
- the LOC105228801 gene encoding regulator of telomere elongation helicase 1 homolog, with translation MPEYIIAGIPVHFPFEPYDVQTAYMEKVISCLRDGTNGVLESPTGTGKTLSLLCSSLAWLLSRKADMQSLVQRNARGGAAAQQAANEFNAIQSRNASWGIPKIIYASRTHSQLTQAMQELKRTSYSFMRAVVLGSRDQLCIHPEVMREQGNSNKVQLCKLRIQTRTCSFYNRVESKKDSPELKEQSIMDIEDLVKVGQKLKVCPYFASKELTSDADITFMPYNYLLDPKARKANKVDLNNTIVILDEAHNIEKICEESASVQIRSSDIALAIDDVTHVMKAMMSENALDFMSNDEPKDFKLEDLALLKEMLLDLEKGIDDIVVENKTEGTTFPPAFMFDLLAGAKFTPATAPATISLLERLVQFMTVQSQDSAFRKGGSFDVLSNLLSVVFVKKEDIIAKVLRSFKVHVQIEELKQNAKNAGKDGWLSKASSNSTVSTKLPKIINYWCFNPGFGMEQLLNTQVRSIILTSGTLAPLKPLIAELAVPIAQSLENPHIVDKSQVFVKIIGTGPDREQLISNFANRDNPKYLSSLGQTVLNISRIVPDGLLVFFPSYPLLNQCVDAWQASGLWAEVSRHKPIFVEPRSKDSFTTTMEEFYKSIRDAKGAVFMAVCRGKVSEGLDFADRNGRAVIITGLPFPPLKDPKVILKKRYLEDNRTKENELLTGQAWYSLEATRAVNQAIGRVIRHRNDYGAILLCDMRFAQPNQASQLSKWVRGHLGPAPKSLPFGSIVRELREFFRNADKSLPKPKERSIESLVSETCEEAGIVQSRFFSDPKKVLEGKNKFATAQTMAMKVEKTNSIESWTPDDYKMAAGRSQDSKVPNAMDFMSRLDNNVKSIDFNSASCSNSPRHNQVSLYKRERISPTSSPSSSGSASLANIKRKRYKLVKDTSISDSPTSCASTSLGEFGFKSKARLSLEPPVEVEKQAPQERVEFLRVLRSSLSPDDFSAFTAALMAYSRQDKIEEFLEVLVRVLSKPELHYMLRGMRRFIKVNHKELFDAGTAHILS, from the exons ATGCCGGAATATATAATCGCCGGCATACCGGTGCATTTTCCGTTTGAACCTTACGATGTGCAAACGGCATATATGGAAAAAGTAATCAGCTGCCTACGCGATGGCACGAATGGTGTGCTGGAGTCTCCAACTGGCACTGGAAAAACATTGAGTCTACTATGTTCTTCTCTAGCCTGGTTGTTGTCGCGAAAAGCGGATATGCAATCGTTAGTACAAAGGAATGCAAGAGGTGGAGCAGCAGCGCAACAAGCAGCCAATGAATTCAATGCAATACAGTCGAGAAATGCCAGCTGGGGCataccaaaaattatatatgcctCGCGTACACATTCCCAATTAACGCAAGCCATGCAGGAGTTGAAACGTACATCATATTCTTTTATGCGCGCTGTAGTTTTAGGATCGCGCGATCAATTATGTATTCATCCAGAAGTTATGCGAGAACAAGGCAACTCCAACAAAGTACAACTTTGTAAATTGCGCATACAAACGCGCACTTGTTCATTCTACAATCGTGTTGAATCCAAGAAAGACAGTCCCGAATTAAAAGAACAGTCGATAATGGATATTGAAGATTTGGTCAAAGTAGGACAGAAACTTAAAGTGTGTCCCTACTTTGCATCTAAAGAGTTGACTAGTGACGCGGATATAACATTTATGCCATACAACTATCTTTTGGATCCAAAAGCACGTAAAGCAAATAAAGTTGACCTGAACAATACAATTGTTATATTAGATGAGGCACATAACATAGAGAAAATTTGTGAGGAATCTGCATCTGTGCAAATACGTTCATCGGACATAGCCTTGGCTATTGACGATGTGACGCATGTAATGAAGGCAATGATGAGCGAGAATGCGTTAGATTTTATGAGCAATGACGAACCGAAAGACTTTAAATTGGAAGATTTAGCGCTACTTAAAGAGATGCTGTTGGACCTGGAGAAAGGCATTGATGATATTGTAGTCGAAAACAAAACGGAGGGAACCACATTTCCACCTGCTTTTATGTTTGATCTGTTAGCTGGAGCAAAA TTCACTCCAGCTACAGCACCTGCAACAATAAGTTTGTTAGAACGACTCGTTCAATTTATGACTGTTCAGTCTCAAGATAGCGCATTTCGAAAAGGTGGTAGCTTCGACGTACTTTCTAACCTGCTAAGTGTCGTTTTCGTTAAAAAGGAAGATATTATAGCAAAGGTGCTCAGAAGCTTCAAAGTGCATGTGCAAATCGAAGAATTGAAACAGAACGCCAAAAATGCTGGCAAGGATGGCTGGTTGTCAAAAGCGTCCAGTAACAGCACAGTTTCCACGAAAttgccaaaaattattaattattggtGTTTTAATCCCGGATTTGGCATGgaacaacttttaaatacacAGGTGCGAAGTATAATTTTAACGAGTGGTACCTTAGCACCTTTGAAACCATTAATTGCCGAATTGGCGGTACCAATTGCACAAAGTCTTGAAAATCCGCACATTGTTGATAAATCGCAAGTTTTCGTGAAAATTATCGGTACTGGGCCCGATAGAGAGCAGCTCATATCAAATTTTGCCAATCG CGACAATCCGAAGTACCTCAGTTCTCTGGGCCAAACAGTGCTGAATATTTCACGTATCGTACCAGATGGTCTACTCGTGTTCTTTCCCTCTTATCCATTGCTGAATCAATGTGTAGACGCTTGGCAGGCCAGTGGACTTTGGGCAGAAGTATCTCGACATAAGCCGATTTTTGTGGAACCACGCAGTAAAGATagctttacaacaacaatggagGAATTCTACAAAAGTATACGTGATGCAAAGGGTGCTGTTTTTATGGCGGTATGTCGCGGTAAAGTATCCGAGGGTCTCGATTTCGCCGATCGTAATGGTCGCGCGGTGATTATTACTGGCCTACCATTTCCGCCACTGAAAGACCCGAAAGTGATTTTAAAGAAACGGTACTTGGAAGATAATCGTACAAAAGAAAATGAG CTGCTAACTGGTCAAGCATGGTACAGTTTAGAGGCGACTCGTGCCGTTAATCAGGCTATCGGACGTGTCATTCGTCATCGAAATGATTATGGCGCAATTTTATTGTGTGATATGCGTTTTGCACAACCTAATCAGGCATCACAGCTGTCCAAATGGGTTCGTGGACACTTAGGTCCAGCGCCGAAAAGTCTACCCTTCGGTTCGATTGTGAGAGAATTACGTGAATTCTTTCGAAATGCTGATAAATCT CTTCCTAAACCCAAAGAGCGTAGTATCGAATCTCTAGTTAGCGAAACGTGTGAGGAAGCCGGTATTGTACAAAGTCGTTTCTTCTCTGATCCAAAGAAGGTGCTTGAagggaaaaataaatttgcaacgGCGCAAACAATGGCGAT GAAAGTTGAGAAAACCAATTCAATCGAAAGTTGGACACCTGATGACTACAAAATGGCCGCAGGACGGTCCCAAGATAGTAAAGTACCGAACGCTATGGACTTTATGAGTCGACTAGACAATAACGTGAAG TCTATAGACTTCAATAGTGCCAGCTGCAGCAATTCGCCACGACATAATCAAGTTAGTTTATATAAACGTGAGCGAATTTCACCGACATCCAGTCCAAGCAGCAGTGGTAGTGCATCCCTTGCTAATATTAAGAGAAAACGCTATAAGCTAGTGAAGGATACCTCCATTTCTGACTCTCCAACCAGCTGCGCTTCTACATCTCTGGGTGAATTTGGCTTTAAATCAAAAGCTAGATTATCGCTTGAACCACCAGTGGAAGTGGAAAAACAGGCACCACAGGAACGAGTGGAATTTTTGCGCGTA ttgcgCAGTTCTTTGTCTCCTGATGATTTTAGCGCCTTTACGGCGGCGCTAATGGCATATAGCCGTCAGGATAAAATCGAAGAATTTCTAGAAGTTTTAGTACGAGTGTTGTCCAAACCGGAATTGCATTACATGCTACGTGGTATGCGTCGATTTATAAAAGTGAATCACAAAGAGTTATTTGACGCGGGAACTGCGCATATTTTGTCATAa
- the LOC105228805 gene encoding N-acylneuraminate-9-phosphatase codes for MAEGEIANDKSIKNADNFCITATNSSSINNAVLGEKLRKITALFFDLDNTLIPTRSGDLKAVKKLSEVLENQFGLSKEEANTATQSFLKAFRRCPDNSQTSLDSWRTYLWREALPPRYKHLAEQIYPKWLKLRYRYLALSADYIQMLCRARESNFLLALITNGPSNAQWEKINKLHVSQYFDCMLVSSDLPWEKPNPQIFYAACNYLGVAPSQCAMFGDKLESDIKGGNLAGLGATFWIPLNAGEIDLNDVQHKPDFTLKQLLDLYKYFPSLNNTRNVRANSNSNTIGTNAQCNTGTTFSLAHGVNGASAVLPQYRRRGSQISHSRTISTCYSDLQRHQTHQQQPNQFGQVQNEQESQDEWFNERLNQEQYRQRRGGSLPTMDYLNSEAENSSDSLFS; via the exons ATGGCCGAAGGTGAAATTGCCAACgacaaaagcataaaaaatgctgataatttttgtataaccGCGACCAACAGCTCTTCTATAAATAACGCTGTGTTGGGTGAAAAGTTAAGAAAGATTACAGCACTTTTCTTCGACTTGGACAACACTTTGATTCCCACGCGTTCGGGTGATTTGAAAGCAGTCAAAAAG TTAAGtgaagtgcttgaaaatcaattTGGTTTATCGAAAGAGGAGGCCAACACCGCTACACAATCTTTCCTGAAAGCATTTCGTCGCTGCCCAGATAACTCGCAAACGTCATTAGATTCCTGGCGTACATATTTATGGCGTGAAGCACTACCACCACGCTACAAACATTTGGCTGAGCAAATCTACCCAAAATGGTTGAAATTACGTTATCGTTATTTGGCGCTATCCGCCGATTACATACAAATGCTATGTCGCGCTCGTGAGTCAAATTTTCTACTGGCCCTTATTACCAACGGACCATCCAATGCACAGTGGGAAAAGATAAACAAGTTGCATGTCAGTCAATATTTTGATTGCATGCTAGTGTCATCAGATCTTCCGTGGGAGAAACCAAATCCGCAAATATTCTATGCTGCATGCAACTATTTAGGAGTAGCTCCATCGCAATGTGCAATGTTTGGAGATAAACTCGAGTCCGACATTAAA GGTGGTAATCTAGCGGGACTTGGTGCTACATTTTGGATACCATTGAATGCAGGCGAGATTGACTTAAACGATGTACAACATAAGCCAGACTTTACTCTCAAGCAATTGTtagatttgtataaatattttccatcacTAAATAACACTAGAAATGTGCGTGCGAATTCAAATAGTAATACAATCGGCACAAATGCACAATGTAATACTGGAACAACGTTCTCCTTAGCACATGGTGTTAACGGTGCTTCAGCTGTTCTACCTCAGTATCGTCGTAGAGGTAGTCAAATTAGTCATAGTCGAACCATAAGTACCTGTTACAGTGATCTTCAACGTCATCAAACacatcaacaacaaccaaaTCAATTTGGACAAGTACAGAATGAACAAGAATCGCAAGACGAATGGTTTAACGAACGTTTGAATCAAGAGCAGTACAGACAACGGCGTGGTGGGTCACTACCAACTATGGATTATTTGAATAGTGAAGCTGAAAATAGCTCGGACAGTTTGTTTagctaa
- the LOC105228800 gene encoding DNA replication complex GINS protein PSF1, giving the protein MAKSNKMFADKAFELVKELERSSQTIPPFDDDGVRQVLEEIKAIFEENCAQAANYSTSGDRTLWPLLNFRHAALQRNKRCLLTYLYKRLLRIKALRWEFGPIIPADIKTSLCEPEVNFFNTYSKSLASYMRSIGDGQGIDLTGDLRPPKSLYIEVRCLEDYGKFELEDGEVIYLKKNSQHYLPRAQVETLVRQGILQHIA; this is encoded by the exons atggcaaaatccAATAAAATGTTTGCTGATAAAGCTTTTGAGTTAGTTAAAGAACTGGAACGTTCTTCACAGACAATTCCACCTTTTGAT GATGATGGAGTACGTCAAGTATTGGAGGAAATCAAAGCAatctttgaagaaaactgtgCACAAGC CGCTAATTATTCAACTTCTGGTGATCGAACTTTGTGGccattattaaattttcgaCACGCAGCACTACAAAGAAATAAGCGCTGCCTACTTACATATCTTTATAAACGTCTGCTGCGTATTAAAGCGCTTCGTTGGGAGTTTGGCCCTATTATACCAGCGGATATTAAAACATCTCTGTGCGAACCCGAAGTGAACTTCTTCAATACGTACTCAAAGTCATTGGCATCCTACATGCGTTCAATTGGTGATGGACAAGGGATTGATTTAACGGGTGATTTACGCCCACCAAAGTCTTTATATATAGAAGTGCGTTGTCTGGAAGATTATGGCAAATTTGAATTGGAAGATGGTGAAgtgatatatttaaaaaagaacaGTCAACATTATTTACCGCGTGCGCAAGTGGAAACGCTGGTACGCCAGGGaattcttcaacatattgcGTGA
- the LOC105228803 gene encoding protein lin-52 homolog, giving the protein MSNSNRSRTLLKGSLIKEDSPEDGLYSLEKLRTSPELWPEKIPGISNFIAMSDTPIRTPVPQWSKDLSQEDINAMIQLSNMPFSNLIMEIKKMYDEAYQLGVSEAKEMTRGKYLGIFNNAKKKSI; this is encoded by the exons aTGTCGAACTCAAATCGAAGTCGTACACTTTTAAAAG GGTCTTTGATAAAAGAGGACTCACCCGAGGATGGATTGTATTCGCTGGAAAAATTACGCACGTCCCCCGAATTGTGGCCTGAAAAAA TTCCTGGTATAAGTAATTTTATAGCAATGAGTGACACTCCTATACGCACTCCGGTACCGCAGTGGTCCAAGGACCTCTCACAGGAGGACATAAATGCCATGATAC AGCTTAGCAATATGCCCTTCAGTAATCTAATAAtggaaataaagaaaatgtacgATGAAGCCTATCAATTGGGTGTATCGGAGGCCAAGGAAATGACACGAGGCAAATACTTGGGTATTTTTAACAATGCCAAAAAGAAATCCATATGA
- the LOC105228804 gene encoding pseudouridylate synthase RPUSD2: protein MNITKFGTFYRMLPNFQHHFILKMPRHAQTQHGDATVDEENIVLLKNAIYQTVPSTEPLTCTWFYNVDPNVRNYVTAIANQDLKVVLPEKRKADNTEQVEALKKARLETKALKAKRPGFSDDRYDETSYYFENGLRKVYPYYFTFTTFTKGRWVDDKILDVFSREFRAHPPEEYKRSILTGSLKVNYECVPVDYKLKHNDLLSNTVHRHEVPVTDQAITIVHMDEDIVVINKPASIPVHPCGRYRHNTVVFILAKEYNLKNLRTIHRLDRLTSGLLLFGRTPKKARLLEQQIRNRDVEKEYVCRVEGNFPDGIIECKEPIEVVSYKIGVCKVSPKGKDCSTTFEKISYNGTTSVILCKPLTGRMHQIRVHLQYLGYPIINDPLYNHEVFGPLKGRGGDIGGRTDEELVKDLIHVHNAENWLGVDEDFGSEGLILPKHDHIENGDKDVEAVSETSTIVNDDLNKIDKPLLVEEEKEQTNTVSVGTQTGHDPPDTAYNKEKTTVDEHCYECKVRFKDPKPNDLIMYLHAWKYRGPGWAYETELPNWADKAWSETAVE, encoded by the coding sequence atgaatataacGAAATTTGGTACCTTTTACCGTATGTTACCAAATTTCCAACATCATTTTATACTTAAAATGCCACGACATGCTCAGACGCAACATGGTGACGCGACGGTAGATGAAGAAAACATTGTGCTCTTAAAAAACGCAATCTATCAAACTGTGCCTAGCACAGAGCCTTTAACATGCACGTGGTTTTATAATGTAGATCCCAATGTTCGCAACTATGTAACAGCTATCGCAAATCAAGATCTGAAAGTCGTACTCCCTGAAAAGAGAAAAGCGGATAATACGGAACAAGTTGAAGCCTTAAAGAAAGCCAGATTAGAAACTAAGGCTCTCAAAGCAAAGCGCCCTGGATTCTCCGATGACCGTTATGATGAGACATCTTATTATTTTGAGAATGGCTTACGTAAAGTTTATCCATATTACTTTACTTTTACAACGTTCACCAAAGGACGGTGGGTAGATGATAAAATCTTAGATGTATTTTCACGTGAATTTCGCGCTCATCCACCTGAGGAATATAAACGCAGCATACTGACTGGATCTTTGAAAGTTAATTACGAATGTGTGCCAGTGGACTATAAATTAAAACACAACGACTTACTGTCGAATACGGTTCATCGGCATGAAGTGCCTGTTACAGATCAAGCTATTACCATAGTGCATATGGATGAGGATATTGTTGTTATAAACAAACCCGCTTCAATACCTGTTCATCCGTGTGGTAGATACCGACATAatactgttgtatttattttagctaaggaatataatttaaagaatttacGCACAATTCATCGTTTAGATCGATTGACATCCGGCTTACTACTCTTCGGTCGCACGCCTAAGAAGGCTCGACTACTCGAGCAGCAAATAAGAAATAGAGACGTTGAAAAGGAGTATGTGTGCCGTGTAGAAGGAAATTTCCCTGATGGTATCATTGAATGCAAGGAACCTATTGAAGTTGTCAGTTATAAGATTGGTGTTTGCAAAGTATCGCCAAAAGGCAAAGACTGCTCcacaacttttgaaaaaatcagTTACAATGGCACCACAAGTGTTATATTATGTAAGCCTTTGACCGGAAGAATGCATCAAATTCGTGTTCACTTACAATATTTAGGATATCCTATTATAAATGATCCTTTGTATAATCATGAAGTATTCGGACCACTCAAAGGTCGTGGCGGCGATATTGGCGGACGTACTGATGAAGAACTAGTAAAAGATTTGATTCATGTACACAATGCAGAAAATTGGTTAGGTGTTGATGAAGATTTTGGAAGTGAAGGACTAATATTGCCAAAACATGATCATATTGAAAATGGTGACAAAGATGTTGAGGCCGTCTCAGAAACTTCTACTATAGTTAATGAtgatcttaataaaattgataaacCCCTTCTTGTAGAAGAGGAGAAAGAACAGACTAATACAGTGTCAGTTGGTACACAAACCGGCCATGATCCACCTGATACTgcatataataaagaaaaaacaactgtGGATGAACATTGTTATGAGTGTAAAGTGCGTTTCAAAGATCCTAAACCGAACGatttaattatgtatttacatgCATGGAAATATAGAGGTCCTGGTTGGGCGTATGAGACGGAATTACCAAACTGGGCAGATAAAGCTTGGAGTGAAACAGctgttgaataa
- the LOC105228802 gene encoding uncharacterized protein LOC105228802, with protein MVEEGGCLRQTGASLSTSMVASANPGGNVKGGKYVWSDRELLMHLQNYTPLILLIDFVEKTRTKRFYEAGERYEILMLIFIMRKGAPFCENKRFPEEYWVNLSVGPIAEAFDRLSAAIDIPDPQLPIHMTVTDLTSWKQQFDAAILDIRRFAYYTEPLMLADVGVYNRTTFEERFGLHWRID; from the coding sequence ATGGTTGAGGAAGGCGGCTGTCTTAGACAAACAGGCGCTTCGTTGTCGACCAGTATGGTGGCCAGTGCGAACCCAGGCGGCAATGTCAAGGGCGGTAAATACGTGTGGTCAGATCGTGAGTTGCTGATGCACTTACAAAATTACACACCCCTCATATTGCTCATTGACTTTGTGGAGAAGACGCGCACAAAACGCTTTTATGAGGCTGGTGAACGCTACGAAATACTTATGCTCATATTCATTATGCGTAAGGGAGCaccattttgtgaaaataagcGTTTTCCCGAAGAATATTGGGTCAATCTATCAGTGGGTCCCATTGCTGAAGCATTTGATCGTTTATCGGCCGCTATCGACATACCGGATCCGCAGTTGCCAATTCATATGACCGTTACGGACTTAACCAGTTGGAAGCAACAATTTGACGCAGCTATTTTAGATATACGACGCTTTGCGTACTACACAGAACCGCTGATGTTAGCCGATGTGGGCGTTTATAATCGTACAACATTTGAGGAACGTTTTGGCTTACATTGGCGTATTGATTAG